One region of Dysidea avara chromosome 1, odDysAvar1.4, whole genome shotgun sequence genomic DNA includes:
- the LOC136268476 gene encoding uncharacterized protein, whose protein sequence is MNKNTIMGGARCVYGFIVFICFVILVCGTIYYYEYDKLNMWLKGTTLTQEDDVLHRNVKEVSNRRNHQGGTNGKKLIKPVAKNSPGKTFLPPHIASQHKSQGYILPYRLYEQQTAATRNLWGLQYFANSVNMKVVEPFVSKNTFNFQPIVEGATNPMRFGDIYDMEFWNNQTTEHGCAELVAWEEFLLNAPKTTILVFTCNGNARSPTGLFKKVDNPNRITGNRQCSGTDFPAQALKFFRDLGFQFVREVCIKFSSSIPMSMEKFSQYMLGTHNSNSVTLIFALWHGIRHTRDNLKAPSFRTDNTVMVGLLPSKTMMRFSKEYIKRFNPSGGKYYGVMVRVERVYKWARKADALTDNDVVQYMVKCATNLTQYLNIHPEWSRTLAIDLGQYGSLCYRRSKNSMKPEETLYDAFFNSVFGNYSLTISEFENTFKKYLNFDNAVVIAQLQRTVAVTSDCLVLVGGSSNFQVGALAMYEKLHPNKEDQCIIKHCYRGVDFHVSLEDEVN, encoded by the coding sequence ATGAACAAGAACACTATTATGGGTGGAGCTCGTTGTGTATATGGTTTCATTGTCTTCATCTGTTTTGTAATACTTGTGTGCGGCACAATATATTATTATGAGTATGACAAGCTAAATATGTGGCTGAAGGGAACAACGTTAACTCAGGAAGATGATGTTCTCCATCGCAATGTGAAGGAAGTTTCAAACAGAAGAAACCACCAAGGTGGCACTAATGGAAAAAAGCTAATCAAGCCTGTCGCTAAGAACTCCCCTGGTAAAACTTTTTTACCACCACATATAGCAAGTCAACATAAATCTCAGGGATATATTTTGCCGTATAGATTGTATGAACAACAAACAgcagctacaagaaatctttGGGGTCTTCAATACTTTGCAAACTCTGTTAACATGAAAGTTGTTGAGCCTTTTGTTTCTAAAAACACCTTCAATTTCCAACCAATTGTTGAAGGTGCAACTAATCCAATGAGATTTGGGGATATTTATGATATGGAATTTTGGAATAACCAAACAACAGAACATGGTTGTGCAGAACTAGTGGCATGGGAAGAGTTTTTGTTAAATGCTCCCAAAACAACAATTCTTGTTTTTACATGCAATGGTAATGCAAGATCTCCAACTGGCTTATTTAAGAAAGTTGATAATCCTAATAGAATAACTGGTAACAGACAATGCAGTGGTACCGATTTTCCTGCGCAGGCATTAAAATTCTTCAGAGATCTTGGTTTTCAGTTTGTACGTGAAGTGTGTATAAAATTTAGTTCATCCATTCCAATGTCAATGGAAAAATTCTCACAATATATGTTGGGTACTCACAATTCTAATAGTGTCACACTGATATTTGCTCTATGGCATGGGATAAGGCATACACGAGACAATCTCAAGGCACCATCATTCCGTACTGACAACACTGTCATGGTTGGCTTGCTTCCTAGTAAGACAATGATGAGATTTAGCAAAGAATATATTAAAAGGTTTAATCCCAGTGGTGGTAAGTACTACGGTGTGATGGTCAGAGTAGAAAGGGTTTATAAATGGGCAAGGAAGGCAGATGCACTCACTGACAATGATGTGGTGCAGTATATGGTGAAGTGTGCTACGAACCTCACACAATACCTGAACATTCACCCAGAATGGAGCAGGACATTAGCCATTGACTTGGGACAATATGGCAGCCTCTGTTACAGACGCTCTAAAAATAGTATGAAACCCGAAGAAACGCTGTATGACGCATTCTTCAACTCTGTCTTTGGCAATTATAGTCTAACTATCAGCGAATTTGAAAACACCTTTAAGAAGTATCTTAATTTTGACAATGCTGTGGTCATTGCTCAACTACAGCGTACAGTTGCAGTCACATCTGATTGTTTAGTACTAGTAGGTGGTAGCTCAAATTTCCAAGTAGGTGCACTGGCAATGTACGAAAAGCTTCATCCTAATAAGGAAGACCAGTGCATTATTAAACACTGTTACAGAGGTGTGGACTTTCATGTTTCCCTTGAAGATGAAGTCAATTGA
- the LOC136242050 gene encoding 52 kDa repressor of the inhibitor of the protein kinase-like, translating to MSGCCTGVQQRIKQVAPQAVYVHCYAHCLNLVLVDTTKIVSEASEFFALMETLYVFMSTNKVHTLYIEQQHHLYPNKPPRQLQKLSDTRWACRFLAVDAVCSTFRAILATLQKVVDSDDKVKVVEAKGILLQVHCFKFLTTLVTFSQLLFLTKQLSDQLQSSQTDMAKAAELVEGTMKTLQQFRSDGEWRKLYKYVSDVASSLNIEVSPLNSRPQRSQRLPKRLVILQSVGSRQPVEIIDAMMSELHKRFEGNNLALMKAIQCCSPESVHFLDIDHLAPLIEGYNLSKDLLTAECLVAKHTLDEKDLTSISDVLKEIYPLKVAFPTLVKLLQISLTIVVSTAECERSFSCLKRTKSFLRSTMSEERLNNLAILSIERDLSANISMDEVIQKFAGKDKNRKIKLS from the exons ATGAGTGGGTGTTGCACAGGTGTACAACAGCGTATCAAGCAAGTGGCTCCCCAGGCTGTTTATGTGCACTGTTATGCACATTGTTTGAACTTGGTTTTAGTGGACACCACTAAAATAGTATCAGAGGCCTCAGAATTTTTTGCCTTAATGGAAACATTGTATGTTTTCATGTCCACAAATAAGgtacatacattgtacatagagCAGCAACATCATTTATATCCCAACAAACCACCTCGTCAATTACAAAAGTTGTCAGATACTCGTTGGGCCTGTAGGTTTCTTGCTGTTGATGCAGTCTGTAGTACATTTCGGGCTATCCTTGCAACACTGCAGAAAGTAGTTGATAGTGACGACAAAGTAAAAGTAGTTGAAGCCAAAGGAATTTTGCTCCAAGTACATTGCTTTAAATTCCTGACAACTCTTGTCACATTCAGTCAATTGCTGTTTCTCACAAAACAACTATCTGATCAGCTCCAGAGTTCACAAACTGACATGGCCAAAGCAGCTGAATTGGTAGAGGGAACCATGAAAACTCTTCAACAGTTTAGAAGTGATGGAGAGTGGAGAAAGTTGTATAAATATGTCAGTGATGTGGCTTCCTCACTTAACATTGAAGTTTCCCCACTAAATAGTCGGCCCCAACGTAGCCAGCGATTGCCAAAACGGCTTGTTATCCTGCAATCTGTAGGATCAAGACAGCCAGTAGAGA TTATTGATGCCATGATGTCTGAgcttcacaaaaggtttgagggtAACAATCTGGCACTGATGAAAGCAATCCAGTGTTGCAGTCCAGAGTCAGTACATTTTCTTGATATAGACCACCTGGCACCTTTAATTGAAGGATATAATCTTAGTAAAGATTTGCTCACAGCAGAATGTTTAGTAGCTAAACATACATTAGATGAAAAAGACCTCACCTCCATTAGTGATGTGCTCAAAGAAATCTATCCGTTAAAGGTTGCATTCCCTACCCTGGTTAAACTTCTTCAAATTTCTCTCACTATAGTGGTAAGCACTGCAGAGTGTGAAAGGTCATTTTCATGCCTTAAGCGTACTAAGAGCTTCTTGCGATCCACAATGTCTGAGGAGCGGTTGAATAACTTGGCTATCTTGTCCATCGAACGGGACCTGTCAGCAAATATTTCAATGGATGAAGTTATCCAGAAGTTTGCTGGGAAAGATAAAAACAGAAAAATAAAATTATCGTAA